The window TACTTAAAACCAATAACATACGCCCACGTGTAACCTGAACACTCATACCAACAAATCTTAAACGTCCTTTCTACATTAAATCAACGGCCCAAATTCACAATCCGCGTCACTCCAAACCAACCAATCATATCTTACACCCCCAAAACTCTATATAAATCTCACCCCCTCTTCTCCTTTATCACACAACAATTCTTCAGTTCACAAACTTTAGATCTTCTTTCTCTCTACTACAAAACCTAGTTTTCGATTCCAAAGTACAGTTTCAATGGCACCAAAAGCAGAGAAAAAGCCAGCGGAGAAGAAGCCAGTTGCAACAGAGGAGAAAAAGGCCGAAAAAGCTCCAGCTGAAAAGAAGCCAAAGGCAGGAAAGAAGCTTCCAAAGGAAGCAGGCGCATCTGGTGctgacaagaagaagaagagatcaaAGAAGAGTGTAGAAACTTACAAGATCTACATTTTCAAGGTGCTGAAACAAGTTCATCCTGATATTGGAATTTCAAGTAAGGCTATGGGAATAATGAACAGTTTcataaatgatatatttgagAAACTTGCTCAGGAATCTTCTAGATTGGCTAGGTATAATAAGAAGCCTACTATTACTTCTAGGGAAATTCAGACTGCTGTTAGGCTTGTTTTGCCTGGTGAGTTGGCTAAACATGCTGTTTCTGAAGGTACTAAGGCTGTTACCAAGTTTACTAGTTCTTAGATTTGGGATTTTGGGGGGTTTTTATGGAATGTAAAGGTTGGGTACTTGGGGCTGAAAAATGTTAGGTTTCTAAGTTTTTGCTTGTTCAATGATGTATTGAATATGAATATGAATGAACTGTTTTTGATTATTGTCCTGCTTTCGTAAGTTGGCCATAGCCAATTTCACATCTTGAATTATTACGAGACTACCATATGCAGATTTCTCAAATTCCAGTCTTATTTACATGAATAGGAACAGTACCCTCTGCAATATTCAATTTTTATCTGCATTTCTATTTCTTAGAGTGTAAAACAGAGTTTATCAACACTTAATTATAGTCAATTTCTTCATCTACATAATCAACACAGACAATTCTTATGCATTTTGTGGATGATGTATTCCAACCAAGCACTTAAAGTTGCAAAAGAACACCACTATTACAcaaataataaatatttgcaaCCTCTTGAATGTGCAGTTAGCGTTTCTGCAAGATTAACACTAGAGTGTATGCTGCTTGAATGTGTCAAGCATCTGTAAACAAAATGAAGCACAAGCTCGTAGTCAAGTAAAATGTGCGTCAATTCTGTAAGAAATAGTTTACATACATTCTAACTCTTACGCCATATGGTCTTAACAATTCCTAAAACAACGGAATTCGTAATACAAAATATTTTGGAGAACGCTTATTTAAAACAATATCTACTCTCATATATGAAACCTAGTAGCATTGTCTAATTAGATTCATGCCGAGTAAATTACCTAGCAAGAAGTTCTCTattctcattttggtttttttaaGATGTAAAATTGAGAACTTTCTACTAATTTAAAAGGATATAAGTTATGTACACTGATTATATGAAAACGTTTTTATGCGATTAATGTACTTTAACGTGTGATATATAGTTGGTGAGTTACAATTTTTATTGAATTATTAATTCATGCTTAATTGAGATTTATTTATAATTACATTAAGTTATACTTCTTCAGTTTcaatttgtttgaacatatttgatTGGTCATGGAGttcaagaaaaaagagagaacttTTCAAAATTATGGTTTAAAATAATACTCctttcgtttcaatttatgtgaagatattttctttttattccgtataaaaaaaattgactcttttccatatttgaaaataattaactTTATGGTAATGATTTataactatacaaaatatatgtatCTCAATTTAACTatcaagttcaaaagtcttttttttgttAAACTCCATACCCAGTCAAATCGGTTTacctaaattgaaacggaggaaaTATATagatatttgtgtgactataaatcatctcatttagAGTAGGGCTATCTAATTGACAAGATACTCGCCTTTGCCAACTGATGTGTTTGCAAAAATaattagcggggaatgagtcgctagctgAGTGAGTGATAatacttaac is drawn from Nicotiana tabacum cultivar K326 chromosome 9, ASM71507v2, whole genome shotgun sequence and contains these coding sequences:
- the LOC107817295 gene encoding histone H2B, translated to MAPKAEKKPAEKKPVATEEKKAEKAPAEKKPKAGKKLPKEAGASGADKKKKRSKKSVETYKIYIFKVLKQVHPDIGISSKAMGIMNSFINDIFEKLAQESSRLARYNKKPTITSREIQTAVRLVLPGELAKHAVSEGTKAVTKFTSS